Below is a window of Drosophila miranda strain MSH22 chromosome 3, D.miranda_PacBio2.1, whole genome shotgun sequence DNA.
AGGGTTTCATCAGTCAAAGCCGGGCCTGGGGTCAAATAATGAGTTTGGAAATGTTTACGGCCTCGGACTGGGTGGTTAGCTGACTATGTTTGTTTTCTTTAGCTCGACACATTTGGCCTGGCTCTATTTAAAGCAATGAGTGACATGATTAATTCGAGTAAATACAAGTAACTCCATCTGAATATCATTAGCATCTTTGAGGCTCAAACGCAACGATTGTACTCAAAAATGTATCCCATCGAAAGTCTGATTAGCATAGACCATCGATGCCGATTTGGGCTGGTAGTGGGTTTGCCGCTGATTAGATAAAGTTTCGGCTCTCCATTGGACACGCTCTCCGAAAGAAACCTTGATATTGTTTTCATTTGTTCGGGCGCTATAGTGCCAACTGAGAGCCTGAGAAGTTAGATTCCCGATTCGCGGACACCTCTAATAGAACATTGACAATAATGCTAACGAAATTCGCTGGAAACCTGTCGCGTCCGCTGGAGTTTGGGCATGTGCTGGAGATCGTCGCCAAGACCATCGATGGAGCCGCCAGGTGAGCACCGCTCCGAATCAGCATAGGTTGACGGGAATACGCATATCTCAGTACATGACTAATAGAGTGTAGAGCCATTTTTCTTATCGTTAGCTGCTGATATGACTAATGCTCCTATTATAATGGTTCCCAGGTTCCACATAGACCTCTCCACAGCCAAGAGCACCGTGGATCCGGATGCTGACATCGGTCTGCACTTCTCCTGCTACTTCCGCAATGATACGATCGTGCGCAATGCCCGCGTGAACGGCGTCTGGGGCGAGGAGGAGTCGGCGGTAATGGACACCGTAACGCTTCCGAATCCCATTGTGAGCGGCGAGTTCTTCATGGTCTACATCTTGGCCTGCGAGGATAGCTTTCACATTTCCATCAACAGTCGGGATTTCTGTACGTTCCGCTATCGCATGCCGCTGAGTGCCATTCGGGCTCTGGAGATACGCGACCAAATACAAGTGATCAGGCAGGTGGATCATCGCACCGTCTTCCCCAATCCGTGGCCAGCCATACACGCCTCGGACAACTTAAAGGCCTTCAGCAACGATCAACCCATACTGTTCAGTCCCGGCCATGTGATTGTGCTAACGGCTCGCTGTTCCGCCAACAAGCAGGGCCAGTTCGTCATCCATTTCATGGATTCGGACACCAAGCGCGACGACCTGCACTTTAGCATACGCTTTAACGATCAGGTGGTGGTGCGAAACTCCATGGGCAAGAACTTCAAGTAAGTCTGCGCAGTAGTCGCCTGTTTTGGCATTTTTCTAACAGCTCCAACAACCATTCCAGATTTGGAGCCGAAGAGCGTCATGGAGGCTTTCCGTTCAAGTTCAATGAGCAGTTCAAGCTGGCACTGGCCTTTACGGAACGCGAAGTGCTCACGGCTGTGGATGGATTCAACTTCTTCAGCTATGCCTGGCGCACTCCCAACGCCATGTTGAACTTAGTGGGCTTTAAAGTGACCTGCTTATATGGCCTGGTGTTGCAGATAACAGGCGTGGATCATCTGCAGACGGGCGACCCCACGTGCACCGCCTTCGAGAAGTACTCGCGCCACGACTACGAGTGTGTCTAAAGTGGAGTCCATCGATTGTACCAGTGAACGAAGTCTGAAAATAAATGTGTTAAACGTCAACAAAGTTCACTTACATTGCCGGGCGCCGTGACATCGTTGCAAAAGTAGCATCCCAGTTGATTGCCATTGATGCACTTTAGTCCCACGATTTCCCTCCCACTGTCGCCGGCCACATCGCGGCTGCTGCCATGCCGCATCACCAAATAGCTGTCGAAGCCCAGCGCCGCATTGATGACAATCTGGAAAGGGTCAGAATGTTACGCTTTTACTCTACGTGGGCGAAGTACTCTCGTTTGCACCTTCTCATGCGCCGCTCCAAGCAGTGTAGGTAGCCAGCGGCTCTCGCGCGAGTCAGTGAGCAGAAAGATGACGTCATGCGCCTGCACTTGCTGCTCAATCAGCAGCAAGTTCTGCTCGATGGTGTGGCCCGGCATGGGTATCTCCAGCACATGCCCTACGGTCTCGTAGTCACGTAGTCTTAAGGCGGCTGTTGTGGCCTTCATCCGATTGCCTGCCACGGCGTCTGCGTGCGTATAGAGGTTCTGGTGGACTGGATTGGAAAATCCCACCTTTCCGTTATCCAGCAAAGTTATGTGTTTGAAGCCCCAAGACTACAATTAATCAATAATGGTAAATGGCACGGTAATAATACGGTCGATGAGTAGATACCAAAAGATTGCGAGCTACTGCACAGCCCAAGGTACCAGCGCCAAACAGAAGGCATTTGGTTTGTGAGATGATCTCAAGATTTAGATCTGGCACCAGGCGCCACTTCATCAACTTCAAGTTGAGGTTTACAGAGTTCTCGGCCAGTCTGTAATTGAAAGTATAAATGTGTAAAAAAGTAAAGCCTACAATTGACAGCTTACTTGGCTGGATCCATACTATCCCTCATGCAAACCATTCGCGGACCCATTTTCCCGTTTTTGTTCAATTCCCAGCCAACAAATTTCACATCTTCGGTTTGGTATAAGTCGCAGGCCTCGGTTTGAACTACATTCCATATCAGACTGTCGTCCATCTGCATTTGTTGTTTGTAACGTAGGCCCAGAAACCTGAGTGATTTCCCAATAAAACTGGGACTACGAATTTGAGTATGAAATTATATTAATTTCAGAATTAGCAATTAAGGGACTACACTACTCACTATCGTTGCAGCAGAAAGGCGGCATAGTTCCGCATCAACCAAGCAGGATGCTCGTACTCGCTGGGATCGGCAAAACCAAAGTAATAGTGTTCCACCTCCTTCTCATCCAGAGAACTCAAGTTTCGAGCCTCGACGACATCCTCTTGTTCGTTGGCATACAGGATGAAGAAGTTCTGCGCGTCGGGTGGAAGCGTCTGCAGGGCTTCTACATATTTGCTGCTATTCGACAGATCTTTAAGTCTCGTACCGGCTCCCTGTAGCTTAAGTGTGGGCGTCAAGGGACACGGAAAGGCGAACCAGTAGTAATAGCTGTGGCACTTGAGGTCCGCAAAGGATAGAACAAAGAAGCGAGTCAACAGACTGGGATCACTCGCCACCCGGTCGCTGCATTTCACTCGCTCAGCTATTGATTATGTTGTTGTCTCTCTTCTTTTCGTGGTTTTGTTATTTTCGatgagcgagagagagagccttTGGCTGCCACTTGAGCGGCATGGCATTCTCGGGTTGGGTTAGGGTTTCATCAGTCAAAGCCGGGCCTGGGGTCAAATAATGAGTTTGGAAATGTTTACGGCCTCGGACTGGGTGGTAAGCTGACTATGTTTGTTTTCTTTAGCTCGACACATTTGGCCTGGCTCTATTTAAAGCAATGAGTGACATGATTAATTCGAGTAAATACAAGTAACTCCATCTGAATATCATTAGCATCTTTGAGGCTCAAACGCAACGATTGTACTCAAAAATGTATCCCATCGAAAGTCTGATTAGCATAGACCATCGGGCTCGTGGCTTTCTATCTTACCGTTCTCTAGTTTATTGACCTATGAACTATTATTCTTTTGCGCATCTGTAAGTCATTAGCATACTACTAGGCAGATTTGATTCGCAAAAGAATCTTCTTTGGATGTTTTTTGCGTCGAATGATGCATCTAATAATGATTCCATTGACCACACTCATCATTATCGGAGAATGTGCACAATATGTTGTTATTTGTGAACCGTAAATTGGGgatttttcttctctccggCCTTTCCACAGATCAGAACCATATCTGCGCATTGGAAACGATTGCTTCTTATCAGCAGAAAAACATATTTGTGCAAACAGAGGGCAAAGGCGTCGAAGGAAATGTGTTCTTCTCAAACATTCAATTGTATTCTATCGTTTTAAATTATGTAAAGATATAGAGAAAACAATTTACTTAAGGATTAAGTAAAGCATTTGCATACACACATTTTGGTTTAGACATTGGACTATAAATGCTTtgtaaaatatacatattactATAAATTCAGAATGAAGGAGTACTAATCCTCCTCATCTTCGGACATATCAAACTCAGCATCATCAAAGTCGATTATCTATAAAATTGGATATTTGCAGTAATCTGTGGATCAAATTCGGTTAATGGGTTAATGAACAAACCTCACTGTTCAAACGCTTGAACTCCGAGATGCCCGTCAAATCCTCTAGATATTTGGCTGTTTCAAAGGTTTTAAAGAGAAAGGCATGTCCCACGTTCTTGAAGGCACCTAAAACTGGCTGTAAAACGAAGGGACACGTTGCAGCTGTATTGATTTTTATAATCGCTTATAACTCTTACCGCTGAGCAGGCAATGCATTGGGCGAACTTTTGCGTGGCTGGCAGGATGTTCTCATAGTTGCTGAGCATTCCCCTCACGGAGTGCGGCAGGATGCCTAGCAGTCCTTCGGGGACCTTGCCGGAATCCTCACTCGACTGATGCCTTCCGGTTTGGGCGTAGTAGGCCGGAGCTAGCTCCCGCTGGGGATGCTGGAGCAGAGCCACCAGCAGCTCCACGGCATAGCTGGCAGCGATGTTGGAGACGCCGGGTCGTGTCACAGTGCATTGCTGATCCAGAGTACGATCTTTGAGCGActagaaagagacagaaatAGATGGAGAAACGCTTTCACTCAACTGCACAAACAAGCTTGCAAGCTTCCCCCTGGGCAGAGCTTTTCCACATGCTTTGCAGTGTCAACAAACGAAGCCGAAAACTTGGGACCTGCGACCAAAGATgacgccgccaccgccgccaccgccgccaccgccgccgcctccgTTCGGTAAGACACCTTAGCGTGCGAGAGCGCAACTTTTCTGTTTGATTAGTTAATAACAATTCTCGTACATTTAAAACAAAGTCAGGCGGAGAACGCAATGCCGATTTGGGCTGGTAGTGCTTGTGCAACTGTTTTTCCCCTTTGGGAGTGGGTTTGCCGCTGATTAGATAAAGTTTCGGCTCTCCATTGGACACGCTCTCCGAAAGAAACCTTGATATTGTTTTCATTTGTTCGGGCGCTATAGTGCCAACAGAGAGCCTGAGAAGTTAGATTCCCGATTCGCGGACACCTCTAATAGAACATTGACAATAATGCTAACGGAATTCGCTGGCAACCTGTCGCATCCGCTGGAGTTTGGGCATGTGCTGGAGATCGTCGCCAAGACCATCGATGGAGCCGCCAGGTGAGCACCGCTCCGAATCAGCATAGGTTGACGGGAATACGCATATCTCAGTACATGACTAATAGAGTGTAGAGCCATTTTTCTTATCGTTAGCTGCTGATATGAATAATGCTCCTATTATAATGGTTCCCAGGTTCCACATAGACCTCTCCACAGCCAAGAGCACCGTGGATCCGGATGCTGACATCGGTCTGCACTTCTCCTGCTACTTCCGCAATGATACGATCGTGCGCAATGCCCGCGTGAACGGCGTCTGGGGCGAGGAGGAGTCGGCGGTAATGGACACCGTAACGCTTCCGAATCCCATTGTGAGCGGCGAGTTCTTCATGGTCTACATCTTGGCCTGCGAGGATAGCTTTCACATTTCCATCAACAGTCGGGATTTCTGTACGTTCCGCTATCGCATGCCGCTGAGTGCCATTCGGGCTCTGGAGATACGCGACCAAATACAAGTGATCAGGCAGGTGGATCATCGCACCGTCTTCCCCAATCCGTGGCCAGCCATACACGCCTCGGACTACTTCAAGGCCTTCAGCAACGATCAACCCATACTGTTCAGTCCCGGCCATGTGATTGTGCTAACGGCTCGCTGTTCCGCCAACAAGCGGGGCCAGTTCATCATCAAGTTCATGGATTCGGACACCAAGCGCGAGGAGCTGCACTTTAGCATACGCTTTGACGAGCAGCTGGTGGTGCGAAACTCCATGGGCAAGAACTTCGAGTAAGTCTGCGCAGTAGTCGCCTGTTTTGGCATTTTTCTAACAGCTCCAACAACCATTCCAGATTTGGAGCCGAAGAGCGTCATGGAGGCTTTCCGTTCAAGTTCAATGAGCAGTTCAAGCTGGCACTGGCCTTTACGGAACGCGAAGTGCTCACGGCTGTGGATGGATTCAACTTCTTCAGCTATGCCTGGCGCACTCCCAACGCCATGTTGAACTTAGTGGGCTTTAAAGTGACCTGCATAAAAGGCCTGGTGTTGCAGATAACAGGCGTGGATCATCTGCAGACGGGCGACCCCACGTGCACCGCCTTCGAGAAGTACTCGCGCCACGACTACGAGTGTGTCTAAAGCGGAGTCTATCGATTGTACCAGTGAACGAAGTCTGAAAATAAATGTGTTAAACGTCAACAAAGTTCACTTACATTGCCGGGCGCCGTGACATCGTTGCAAAAGTAGCATCCCAGTTGATTGCCATTGATGCACTTTAGTCCCACGATTTCCCTCCCACTGTCGCCGGCCACATCGCGGCTGCTGCCATGCCGCATCACCAAATAGCTGTCGAAGCCCAGCGCCGCATTGATGACAATCTGGAAAGGGTCAGAATGTTACGCTTTTACTCTACGTGGGCGAAGTACTCTCGTTTGCACCTTCTCATGCGCCGCTCCAAGCAGTGTAGGTAGCCAGCGGCTCTCGCGCGAGTCAGTGAGCAGAAAGATGACGTCATGCGCCTGCACTTGCTGCTCAATCAGCAGCAAGTTCTGCTCAGTCTGAGCGCGCAGCGACTCCCCGATGGTGTGGCCCGGCATGGGTATCTCTAGCACATGCCCTACGGTCTCTGCAGAAGGGTTTATATCACGTAGTCTTAAGGCGGCTGTTGTGGCCTTCATCCGATTGCCTGCCACGGCGTCTGCGTGCGTATAGAGGTTCTGGCGGACTGGATTGGAAAATCCCACCTTTCCGTTATCCAGCAAAGTTATGTGTTTGAAGCCCCAAGACTACAATTAATCAATAATGGTAAATGGCACGGTAATAATACGGTCGATGAGTAGATACCAAAAGATTGCGAGCTACTGCACAGCCCAAGGTACCAGCGCCAAACAGAAGGCATTTGGTTTGTGAGATGATCTCAAGATTTAGATCTGGCACCAGGCGCCACTTCATCAACTTCAAGTTGAGGTTTACAGAGTTCTCGGCCAGTCTGTAATTGAAAGTATAAATGTGTAAAAAAGTAAAGCCTACAATTGACAGCTTACTTGGCTGGATCCATACTATCCCTCATGCAAACCATTCGCGGACCCATTTTCCCGTTTTTGTTCAATTCCCAGCCAACAAATTTCACATCTTCGGTTTGGTATAAGTCGCAGGCCTCGGTTTGAACTACATTCCATATCAGACTGTCGTCCATCTGCATTTGTTGTTTGTAACGTAGGCCCAGAAACCTGAGTGATTTCCCAATAAAACTGGGACTACGAATTTGAGTATGAAATTATATTAATTTCAGAATTAGCAATTAAGGGACTACACTACTCACTATCGTTGCAGCAGAAAGGCGGCATAGTTCCGCATCAACCAAGCAGGATGCTCGTACTCGCTGGGATCGGCAAAACCAAAGTAATAGTGTTCCACCTCCTTCTCATCCAGAGAACTCAAGTTTCGAGCCTCGACGACATCCTCTTGATCGTTGGCATACAGGATGAAGAAGTTCTGCGCGTCGGGTGGAAGCGTCTGCAGGGCTTCTACATATTTGCTGCTATTCGACAGATCTTTAAGTCTCGTACCGGCTCCCTGTAGCTTAAGTGTGGGCGTCAAGGGACACGGAAAGGCGAACCAGTAGTAATAGCTGTGGCACTTGAGGTCCGCAAAGGATAGAACAAAGAAGCGAGTCAACAGACTGGGATCACTCGCCACCCGGTCGCTGCACATATCAGCCAACAGTTTCTTGCCCTCATCAGACAACAGCGTCAGCTTGTCCAGGGCCTTGAACTCCTCAATTGTGTTTTTATTGTAGATTGTTCCAACGGCAGCATGGCTGAACTTTGGTGGCTGCCCAGAACTGTGGATGGAAACGATGCGGGTTGAATATGGAAGAGGGGTGTGGCACAAGCCTATGCTACCTATTGAACGATGTGTAATCCGCCTCCAACAGACAGCCCGTAGCCTTTCGGTTTGTGTAGTGGCCCGAAATGGAACGTTGGGCATCCGACAGGCGATCGTGATCCAATTTTAGTTCAGCCAGCTTGTGCCAGAATGTAGGCGAAACAAAGGACTCCCAGGGAGCAAATTGCAGAATACTTTCGCTCATTTTGTGGCTTTTTTTCGGTTCAAATTTCTGGCTACAAGAAAATAAACAAAGCGATTCGATGGgcgatatatgtatgtagctaTCGCTTGTTACTATCGATAGCCTAGTGTTGTCGGTACTGGACTTTATTTATTTCTGCGAAAAAAACATAACAAAAATTCAGGGCAAGATGGATTTGCAGCAACTGGAGGATGAGGCGCGACAGGCTGCCCTCAAGGACATACAGAACATGCTGCAGCGGCCGGGGCAGCTGGAGAAAGTGGAGCAATACCGTCACCGGATCGCCCGCAAGAAGGCGTCCGTGGAGGCGTTGTTAAAGACCGGAATGCAAAACCAGCTGGACGGCGTCCGGGTGGGGCTGAAGCAGCTGGAGACGTGTATGCAGGATGTGCGCGAGGTGCGCCGGCGGATGAATGAGGTGGAAAACCTGCTCCAGGGCGTGCCCGAAGTATACGATGCATTGGAAGTGGTCCGTGAGGAGAACACGAAACACTCGCAGTACGCCACGGCCATGGAGAACCTGAAGCACATCTTCAATGTGGACGCCAGTGTGCAGAAGACCATGGGGCTAATCGATGAAGACAAGCTGCTGAATGCCCACCAGTGCCTGGCCGATCTGGAAAACTCCCGCGACGATCTGTTGTACGAGCTGCACAAACAGCCGAAGCAGCATGCCTCGGACAAGATCACCCTGAAGCGCCACTTCGAGAAGGTGGACACGGTCTCCCAGGCGCTAGAGAAGAAGCTGCGCCTGATCCTCAGCCGCACCCTGAATACGGTACGTAAGAAGCCAACCGTGATCGTGACTGCTCTCCGCATCATTGAACGCGAGGAGAAGAACGACCAGTTTGCcgtgcagcagcagaaggtgACTGGCTTTCTGCCTCCCGGTCGCCCGAAGGCGTGGCGCAAGATGATCTTGGACGTGCTGCAGTCGTCGGTCGCAACGCGTATCGAGGGCTCCAAGCTGGAGGAACGGACTGACAACAAGATGTGGCTGGTCCGCGACCTGGAGATTCTTCGTCAAATCATTCTGGAGGATCTGCGCGTGGTAAAGTCGCTGTGCGTGCCCTGTTTTCCGCCCCACTACGATATATTCAACGAGTACGTCAAGTTCTACCACGAAGGCCTCTCAAGCTATGTGAGTAATCCAATTTGGATTGGCTTGTCACTGGATCTAATCCATTTTTCTTCCAGCTGGACACAATTGTGCGATCCGGCCTTGAGGGCAACGAGTACGTCTCCATGCTGGCCTGGGTGACCCACACGTACCCGGGGACTGAACTCATGTCGCATCCGGACCTCAATGTGGATGTGCACAAGCTGATTGGAACTCTGCTACGGCCCGAGCATCTCAAGGCTCTTGAGGATGAGTATCTGCAGAATATGCAGCGCAACTACCAGGAGTGGATGACCAAGGCAGCCGAGACGGAGAAGGTAGAGTGGTTCTCCGAGACGGTGCCAGACCAGGACGAGCACTACTACCACACCTCGGCGCCGGTGATCATCTTCCAGATGATCGACCAGCATCTGCAGGTCACAAACACCATACACCAGGAGCTAACGTTCAAGGCGCTTGTAATGAGCATACAGCAGGTGGAGATCTTCGGCCAGACTTACCTCAAGAACGTTATCGAGCTGAAGGAGCACCACTTCCGGAACCGGGATCAGATCAAGTACTTCACGCACTACATCATAACTATTGTGAACAACAGCCAGCAAATGGTGGAGCTGGCGCAGCAGATGAAGCAGCTCTACTGGCCCAAGTCGCGCACTGAGCACTACGAGGACTTTGAGCGCCTGCTGGCCACCTTCCAGCGGATTCGAGCGCACGCCGCCAGCTACCTGCTGGAGGAGGCTTTCCTGGACATGGAGTGCCACTTCCACGACTTGTTCACGGTCAAGTGGCTAGCCAGCAGCATGTCTGTGGACACCATTTGCGTGACACTGGACGACTACTTCCAGGACTACAACCACCTGCGGCCCAATAACTTTGAGATGGTGATCAACGAGGCACAGAAGCTGCTGGCCAAGCGCTACATCCGTGCCCTCCTGTCCAAACGCCTCTCCAAGCCGCGCGTCGAGTGCGACGCCATCACGCGAAAGATCAAGCAGGAGGCCAAGCGCTTCAAGCTCTTCTTCGAGAAGATTGCTCCAAAAATATCGCTCAGCGACTCGCCGCTCGATCTAATCACCACGCTCTCCGGGCTGCTCATCTCGGACATTGAGCTGCTGGTCCTCGATCTGCACACCTTGCTGGGCAGCTATCCGTCCCTCACAGAGGATCATCTCGTCCGCCTCTTCTACATACGCAACGACGTGAAGGCGGCCGAGGTGCGCGAAAAGGTGCAGGATGCCATGAAGTCCAAGAAAGCAATGGTGAGCATTGCCAAACAGGACTGCATATTCAAGGAGATTGTGTTCAGTGACAAATTGTGGTAGACCGAATGAGACCGAAAGGCTGTTGCTCCCCAGCCCATTCCGCAAGTTAATGTTTGTTCAGTATCGTATTTATGTTAAGCTCAGATTGCGTAAATATATATCCAATATGAtgatatttaaataaatttatatatatttaactGTATTTATCGTGTAATAGGGCTGCCACCTATTCGAGCAGGCGCGACTATTGTGACTTGGCGCGAATGATTATAGTTTTGTTTCAGAGATTTTTTCACTTCGCACAATAAGAAATGTTGGTGGATCCTAACTGGCCATTAAATATATGTTTACCATGATCAAAACTACATATGTGCATTAATAACATGTTCCTAATTGCCTCTTTGAATTTAACAGCTGATAGAGCTGCCACCACGACGCGCAGTCATGTTTATTCCGACCTATTGGCGCCCAAATTTCAATAACATAAACTGTTCGTCTATTGTTGGATTACTTGTTAATAATTTTGTCCGTCAGCGTGCTCCAATATACACCATGAAACGCGCCAAGTCGGGCACAGCAGGCGCCTCCAAAAAAGCCCCtaaaaaggaaaagaaaagcgCCGAACCAGCCGCAAGCAGCTCCCAAGAAAGCAGCAGTGGAGGTGAAGAACCTGCCTCCAGCTCAAAGCTTGTCCAAAGTAAGCCAGAATACAAAAACTTTGAGCAGTTTCTCGCACACCTAGTGCAGCAGCGATCTGAATCGGCGGTGAACATCCAGGAGTTTCCCTTCAAGAAGAAACGGGTGCGTGTCTTGTCCAAGGTGAACGATGTCCGAGATAAGTGCACCGGCGGCGTCGTCTATTGGATGTCACGGGATGGTCGGGTGCAGGACAATTGGGCTCTGCTGTTTGCACAGCGTTTGGCCCTCAAGTTGGAGATGCCGCTGGCAGTGGTATTCTGCCTGGTGCCGAAGTTCCTCAATGCCACCATTCGACACTACAAATTCATGATGGGCGGACTGCAGGAGGTGGAAGAGCAATGTCGGGAGCTAGGCATACCCTTCCACCTGCTGCTGGGACCGGCAGTGGATCGTCTACCGGAATTCGTGCGTTCCAAAGATGTTGGTGCTGTGGTGTGCGACTTTGCGCCGCTTCGCGTGCCCCGAAAATGGGTGGAGGATGTGGCAAAGGCGTTGCCCAAGAACGTGCCGCTGACCCAGGTGGATGCTCACAACGTAGTTCCGCTCTGGGTGGCCTCCGACAAGCAGGAGTACGCGGCCAGGACTATACGAAACAAGATCAACTCCAAGCTGGGAGAGTTCCTGAGCGATTTTCCACCAGTGATCAAGCATCCGCATGGGGAAGGTTGCAAGAAGGTAAAACCCATCGACTGGCCAGCTGCATATGCGATGCTGGAGTGCGACATGGACGTGGATGAGGTGAAGTGGGCGAAACCAGGCTACAAGGCAGCCTGTCTCCAACTGTACGAGTTCTGCAGCCGACGCTTGGGTAAATTCAACGACAAGCGCAATGATCCCACAGTTGATGCGCTGTCCGGACTCTCGCCGTGGCTCCACTTTGGTCAGATATCAGCCCAACGCTGTGTTCTGGAGGTTCAACGCTATCGCAGCCAGCACAAGGCCTCGGCGGATGCGTACTGCGAGGAGGCCATCGTGCGCCGAGAATTGGCCGATAATTTCTGCTACTACAACGAGAACTACGACAGCCTGAAAGGCCTGAGCCCGTGGGCATACCAATCCCTGGAAGCCCATCGCAAAGACAAGCGTGATCCATGTTACACTCTGGAGGAGCTCGAACAGGTAAAGAACGGTGGCTATTCGTAGCTAACTCTGTTGGATATGACCGAAAGTCTTTCCGTCTTTCAGTCGCTCACCTACGATGACCTGTGGAACTCTGCCCAGCTGCAGCTGGTGCGAGAGGGCAAGATGCACGGATTTCTTCGCATGTACTGGGCCAAGAAAATACTCGAGTGGACGGCCACGCCGGAGCAGGCGCTGGAGTACGCGATCCTGCTGAACGACAAGTACAGCCTAGACGGGCGCGATCCCAATGGCTATGTGGGCTGCATGTGGTCCATTGGGGGCATACACGATATGGGCTGGAAGGAGCGAGCGATATTCGGAAAGATTCGCTACATGAACTATCAAGGATGCAAGCGCAAGTTCGACGTGAACGCCTTCGTCATGCGCTATGGGGGCAAGGTGCACAAGAAGAAGGGTTGAGGCGGTTGAACTTGAATAAATCTATTGGTTACGTTTGCCTTGTTTTTGAATGCAAGCCAAGagcatttttatattttaacaCGGTTCCATTTAGCGGGCAATTagaaaattttaaaaaattacAACTAGCGGGTTGAACTTAGTCCTTCTCGGCGATCTTGGTCAGATGCTCCTCGATCTCCTTCTCATCCAGAGTGCGGAAGCTTGGATTGGTCTTGCTGACGACTCCAATCTCAATACCATTGGGCTTGAAGTCAATGGCCAGGACAGTGGAAAGACAGGTGATGGCCAACTGTATTGCCTTCTCCTCAGACAGATTGTTCTTGTATTTCTTTTCCAAGTAGCTGTTGGCCTCGAGCACCTTGGCACCCACCGAGCAGGCCTTGAACCCGCTGAAGTAGCCAGCTGGGTCCGTCTTGTAGACAGAGGGTCCAATCTCATCGTCGTAGGCAATCAGCACCATGCTGCAGCCGAGCGGACGCATCTCGGCGTTCTGCGTGTACACCTGGTTGATGTCAGCAATGCGACGGCACAGCACATCCACCGGCATTTCGTAGCCATATTTGTAACGGAAATTGGCCGCCTCGTAGCGGGCCTTTTGCACCTGGGAGCGGGCGTCCGCTAAAGATTTATACGTAATTTCTTAAATGCGGAAGGTTAAAGGACACAAGTAATTTACCAATACGGCCAGTCATGGCGCAGCCGATTTCCTTGGTGATGCGGAACAAGTGTGTTACCGATTCCGGGACAATGTTCTTTTCTGTAACCTTCTTCTGAGTAGCCACCACAGCACAATCGCCGCTCTTCAGGGCTACCGTGGTGATGTTCTCCTGTGAGATGGCCTTAAAGGCATACTCTGGAGGAAGATTATCGTTAGAGAGTTGCAGGCAACCTGTGGTTGGCACACTTACCGACTTGGTAGAGGCGTCCCTCGGGCGAAAAGATGGTAATGTGTCTGTCAAAGCCG
It encodes the following:
- the LOC117185858 gene encoding ubiquitin-like modifier-activating enzyme ATG7 isoform X2, whose translation is MSESILQFAPWESFVSPTFWHKLAELKLDHDRLSDAQRSISGHYTNRKATGCLLEADYTSFNSSGQPPKFSHAAVGTIYNKNTIEEFKALDKLTLLSDEGKKLLADMCSDRVASDPSLLTRFFVLSFADLKCHSYYYWFAFPCPLTPTLKLQGAGTRLKDLSNSSKYVEALQTLPPDAQNFFILYANDQEDVVEARNLSSLDEKEVEHYYFGFADPSEYEHPAWLMRNYAAFLLQRYPSFIGKSLRFLGLRYKQQMQMDDSLIWNVVQTEACDLYQTEDVKFVGWELNKNGKMGPRMVCMRDSMDPAKLAENSVNLNLKLMKWRLVPDLNLEIISQTKCLLFGAGTLGCAVARNLLSWGFKHITLLDNGKVGFSNPVRQNLYTHADAVAGNRMKATTAALRLRDINPSAETVGHVLEIPMPGHTIGESLRAQTEQNLLLIEQQVQAHDVIFLLTDSRESRWLPTLLGAAHEKIVINAALGFDSYLVMRHGSSRDVAGDSGREIVGLKCINGNQLGCYFCNDVTAPGNTHS
- the LOC108158977 gene encoding exocyst complex component 3 → MDLQQLEDEARQAALKDIQNMLQRPGQLEKVEQYRHRIARKKASVEALLKTGMQNQLDGVRVGLKQLETCMQDVREVRRRMNEVENLLQGVPEVYDALEVVREENTKHSQYATAMENLKHIFNVDASVQKTMGLIDEDKLLNAHQCLADLENSRDDLLYELHKQPKQHASDKITLKRHFEKVDTVSQALEKKLRLILSRTLNTVRKKPTVIVTALRIIEREEKNDQFAVQQQKVTGFLPPGRPKAWRKMILDVLQSSVATRIEGSKLEERTDNKMWLVRDLEILRQIILEDLRVVKSLCVPCFPPHYDIFNEYVKFYHEGLSSYLDTIVRSGLEGNEYVSMLAWVTHTYPGTELMSHPDLNVDVHKLIGTLLRPEHLKALEDEYLQNMQRNYQEWMTKAAETEKVEWFSETVPDQDEHYYHTSAPVIIFQMIDQHLQVTNTIHQELTFKALVMSIQQVEIFGQTYLKNVIELKEHHFRNRDQIKYFTHYIITIVNNSQQMVELAQQMKQLYWPKSRTEHYEDFERLLATFQRIRAHAASYLLEEAFLDMECHFHDLFTVKWLASSMSVDTICVTLDDYFQDYNHLRPNNFEMVINEAQKLLAKRYIRALLSKRLSKPRVECDAITRKIKQEAKRFKLFFEKIAPKISLSDSPLDLITTLSGLLISDIELLVLDLHTLLGSYPSLTEDHLVRLFYIRNDVKAAEVREKVQDAMKSKKAMVSIAKQDCIFKEIVFSDKLW
- the LOC108158978 gene encoding deoxyribodipyrimidine photo-lyase → MFIPTYWRPNFNNINCSSIVGLLVNNFVRQRAPIYTMKRAKSGTAGASKKAPKKEKKSAEPAASSSQESSSGGEEPASSSKLVQSKPEYKNFEQFLAHLVQQRSESAVNIQEFPFKKKRVRVLSKVNDVRDKCTGGVVYWMSRDGRVQDNWALLFAQRLALKLEMPLAVVFCLVPKFLNATIRHYKFMMGGLQEVEEQCRELGIPFHLLLGPAVDRLPEFVRSKDVGAVVCDFAPLRVPRKWVEDVAKALPKNVPLTQVDAHNVVPLWVASDKQEYAARTIRNKINSKLGEFLSDFPPVIKHPHGEGCKKVKPIDWPAAYAMLECDMDVDEVKWAKPGYKAACLQLYEFCSRRLGKFNDKRNDPTVDALSGLSPWLHFGQISAQRCVLEVQRYRSQHKASADAYCEEAIVRRELADNFCYYNENYDSLKGLSPWAYQSLEAHRKDKRDPCYTLEELEQSLTYDDLWNSAQLQLVREGKMHGFLRMYWAKKILEWTATPEQALEYAILLNDKYSLDGRDPNGYVGCMWSIGGIHDMGWKERAIFGKIRYMNYQGCKRKFDVNAFVMRYGGKVHKKKG